DNA sequence from the Anthonomus grandis grandis chromosome 9, icAntGran1.3, whole genome shotgun sequence genome:
ACAATCACCAAGGTTTAGATGGATCTCATAATACATCTTTGACTTGTCTGCATTcatgtttttatgtattttagttTACCTTAGTTTCCTTTCATGCTTATTCTTCTACAACATGAGAGAATTGCTCATGTGAGTTGTAGAGCTGATCCGAGAACTGAGAACTGTATTATTATATCTTCTTCCTAATTCATCCAGGGCATCTCTACACTCTTCTACCAGCTTGAACTGATTTTTGGTGCTTAGATAGCCTTGTCTAGTCcgagtatataattatttaatcctTTACTGGTATCTAAGAAGAATGATTGATCTTCTTAAAAGACCATATTAATATACACTTTTTGTATTAATTGCAGGTTGTAACGTGGGTGTAATGCTTGCCATGCTGATAACCGGCTACATTTCCTCCTCACCCTACGGTTGGCCGTTGGTATTTTACATTTTCGGTGCTACCGCGATCGCTTGGTGTGTTGCCTGGTACTTCTTAGGATTTGACAGTCCGGCCAAACATCCCAGAATAGGAGAGGTCGAGAAGGTTTACATTATGGAGTCCCTGGAGCACTGCGAGGAGACGGTGAGTCGgggatgttttaaatttaatttctggGGAGAGACGTATGTTGTaggtactcattttcagctgATTTTTACTGGCTAGAACGATGAGCTAGTGAAAATCAACGATGGAGTTACCGTAAACGAGAATTCGCAAAAATTCCTTGGTGGGTATTCGAATTTAAATTACCCCCCTTAAAATATCTGGGTAATTTTTGCATAATAATACGTATAAATGTATGGTTTTAGAACAACTCGAACTTGCCGATCAAGCAGATTCTAACCTCGCTACCATTTTGGGCGCTGGCCGTTTGCAACATTGGAAACACTTGGGGGATCAATTTGCTCGACTTGGAAATTCCTACTTATATCGGAAAGGTGTTGGGCTTCAACATAAATGAAGTAAATTGAAAACCTGATATCATATGATAACGTAGTTATATTTATAACCTTTTAGAATGGAGTTATATCAGCACTACCACAAATAACACAGCTGGCACTCTCTTTAGTGTTCGCTCCAATCACTGATTATATTGTAGAGAAAAAGGTGTTATCTTTGATGAACTGCAGACGATTGTTTCAGATATTTGGTAACCATTTGATGCTACGAAGtctgacaaaaataaaatctgtttATTTCAGGCTCACTCGTTCCTTCAGCCATGCTGCTATGGCTCGCATTTATAGACAAATCACAAACTAAACTAGTGATAGTACTGCTAAATATAATCGTAGGATTAacagtatttttatataatgcGTCATATATCAACCATGTAGACATATCACCGAGGTATGCGGGCTTAATGTTGGGCATGGAGAACAGCATTTCTCAAATGGTGGGACTCACTGGTCCGCTGTTTGTGCAGTACATAGTTACTGATATGGTAAGTATGATAATTAATGCAACTTAAGTTCTGAAGATGTTAAAAGCTAATATTCATCCAGACATCTAGAAAATCACTCATTTCTGAAATTATTTGCCTCCCTCAAGCCTGGCATCTGATTCTCAGGCCTTTTCTTCACAAATAAATACTAATCATCTTAAAGAATTAGGAAGGACTACAAACGTGAGTGGCTCTTCAACTACATAAAACCTAGCAAAATTACAGTATTACTAATGAGTTGAAGTTCATTTGCAGTTTATCTGGTAATTGGAATCTATAAAATTCTGCTACCTTCTATTGGCACCGTTGTAGTGCTATAGTATAGCACCTAAATTATCTAATGGAAGTCATAGGAATTCTCAGGTGTTTTAAAAGATCGTGTATGTGACTTCTCAAAGGCATTTGACCGGATAAATCATGTTGCTTTAGGAATATCCAAACTTTGGCTCCAAGGTACATCTAAAAGGTTCTTCAGAATCCATTTGATTCTGGACTTTTTACAAGAGACCTAAGTTGTTCTGCCAGGAGCTTTATGAATTGCGGTGGTGTTCTGGTCATAGTACCTACCAGCTGGTCTGCAGTTGCAGATTTTTCCAAtgacactaaaaaaaatacaattttaaggtTATGAAGATGACAGTCAGTATAGAGAAATAAAATGTTGTACACTAAAGTTGcgaactaaaatcaataatatccATATTTATCCTATTTTGATATAAGAAAATTTCTCAGATCCAAACTGAGAGTCTAGAGAATCTTGCTTTTATAGGTATTAAGataaattatacaagaaaatatgtatttttaaaattattcagaCTAACAATAAATTGTCTAAGTATGCTTAATGGATAAGAGGTTTTAGTAAAGAAATGAGTGAGAAATATGTAGAGGTTAACTGAATTCCTCTCACATACTTAAGGGAATGCTTGGAGAAATagttacttataaaaaaattctacaagAAAAGTCAAAAAAGTAGTATGAATTTTCTAACATATTGCAAAAACACACTAATGAATGATATAATAATCTATTTATTCCTATCAGTTTAATGGAACTTAGATTGTTAGGGGATAAGCACTGGAGTCCTCACAAGAATTCCACTTGGATATGTTATTCTACATGGCAAATTTACTAGCTTAATGGGACCAGATTTCAAGTATTCAACTATTACTGTTGTAGAGATCTAAAAAAGGATTTAAAGGATTAAAAGgatttagatttaaatattttaggtttagAAAGTCCTGAATATTCACAATTTGGTTTTCTTTAAGATATTCTATCAAAGAAGTCTCTGACCGATTGAAGCATTCAGAAACTGTTCATTCGAAATTCTTTTACtgattattcaatttttatctgatataatttatatataatcaCCAGGTGagttctattttatttcgggaGGTCAAGGTATTATGGTGTTTCCCAGTGATTTTTTCGTGATAGGTCGCACTCATGTCATACACTTCCTGTACAGATGTATGTCGAAATCGTgagtgaaatattttaaaaaatatcctaaGCAGACTAATTTTGTACCCAGGCTACTTTACTAATCCATTATAATATGTACCTTTTCTTCATATacatggataattttttttatttgtttcagagTGATATTAAACTATGGAGCCACGTATTTATGGTAATATCTGTGATAACAGTAATAACGACGCTCTTCTTCATGATCTTCGGTTCGGCCAAGATCCAATGGTGGAATTCCTGGAACAGTTCGTCCACCGAGAACGTTCGAGATCCTTTAAATCCTGATGTtaatatagatgaaaataaagtctgattattttttatagatattgttattatcttaataataaaatatgcttaGCAAATTGAAGTAATGCCCAAATGCATAcagaaaatattgattaaataatgaaatcgatttttttagcatttaaggTTCAACCAAGTATGAAAGATGTCGTTAGACTCTAAAGAGAACTTTTTTTGGCATAACAGGAGTTGGGAAATCATATGTGTTAGAAAaaactagaaattaaaaaaataatcatggcAACCTTGCATTTCAAAAACGTTATTGTGGATATTCGGCTGTAGTTAGTCATCAATGCACTTATgtcacgaacttataaatatacctggactgctaacgCAAATGGCCACCATAGCCAAAAATAACTGCTgtctggtggccgccatttttatagtggttgtgtccttttgatggatattggtcactctgaaaactttcagtgttgccaataaaagatttataaaataaaggttttgACGACGTTAACGTTTGACATGTGATCTGTCATGACCTGAAATAGAAAAAGTCGAAGTGTCGGGCACTTTCCTTACTcataaataatgaaatcatATTATCTAATATATAAACATCAAAGTTCAAAAATTAACGAAGgtaccttaaatttaaaatgccttAAATTTATATCCTTAAAATATGACTTTGCAAGAAGACATTGTATATGTTTTCGAAAGCTTTATGTATTAGGATTCCTAAGGTGTTTATGAGAACAataaaacacttattttaaaatgcatccATTCCTGtaagttaattaaaacttaCCTTATCAAAACgtaaatttaaatgaacttCTTAaacaagtacaagaaaaatatcagaactaatgcaactatcttaaattcctAACTAAATTTAACTTTCTGTTtcgtttttgtaaacataacctcacaaaaacttaattgttttgtttcgcCAAAATTGGCACCACTAAattttgtcagagtgaccaacatcgaaaagCATAATCatgcaaaatggcggccacctagtagtggtgatttatttttcatatgtttaaaaaaatccaataactatttttaattctaactaatattctttaaaaagaataaaaatacgtctatttatttttgtacgAAATCGTGATTCTCACTATTTCTATAAGCGATTCAAAATAAGTGATACGTTATTTTGTGGAGGTCTTTCGAAATTAATAATTGAGGATTTGATCGTTACTTTTGAATAACGGCCATCgctctttattatttaatacacAAACTAAAGGTAATAAAAGTTTGCTTTTACTGTTACATCAAACAATTAACCCAATAATACAGTTGAAAACGATGACAAAtcagataaatatattttcattcaaaTATCAAAAAGCGGGATTctataaaatccttaaaaattttagtacTAATCCTGCCACTACAGCGCTTCAACTTTCACTTTTTGAAATCCTCGTTTTTGGAGATAatccaataatttgatatccatgtagatatttttctaaaaatcggCACGCAATTTCTAAGCATCCATAGCGTTTTTCCTagatacaatttaattttttatattcggCGTTCATgtgagcaatatttttttttaagaaaatggtaTGTCACCctacccaagtaacaatttaggttctaaaaaggttataaataactcctagaacctgtttaagaaaaattattgattatgccATTAAGCACAAACAACGTTATTTATTAGCCCGCTTAACCTCCTGTAGTAAAAAAGGCCCAGCCCTAAAGAGGTTGTCGTTGCCAATAGGCCCTGGCCAATTTGAAATCAGATCGCATATCACAGAACCTATATAGCTAATAGAAATAACCTTTATCGAACCCGAAGATGCCTAAAAGTAACCTGTGTAGaacctgaaagcttttacgcctacctgtttacaaccctttagcaaagtccttttagacttttaggtggttatatagtttggcctgttcgccggcttttggcatttcagatacatattgaagtattaaaattttgccatttagttttaaatatggtatttcagagataccaaagtataaaaatctgaccttttagttttaaatatgatacagccagggtaaaaataagacaacgccaaaataaaaagcaatggcgACATTTTCAGTATGATTTCAAGtatgactttattttagaaaaaaatatattttactggAATAGATGACCGATTTTTATTGCGCACACcagtttcttgaaaaagttggatgtaatttaactgtaaaacaCGCGTGCCTTTGATatcttacaaattaaacattattcagtgccaataaaaaaacaaaaaattaatatatttttatttctgagatgctttagtaataatatgtacttaaatgGTCCagtgttttttcttcaaaatggacGCCTAGCAGGGTATGCTTTTAAGCTGctataataacttaagtaagtatcaaaagctatgtcgtaggacaaaaggcttaaaaaaatgccagtgggttttaaaaaaaagctaaaacaggGCTAACTAGCATATTTCAGGACTTATAGGCCACTTTTAATAACCAATTAGCTGGCAAAGTCTGGgcgaatttcaataaatggcttttaggcatttagtaggatctattggcattatttattactacgcGGGATTTCTTGAGTCTTCTTTATTGCAATTCAGTTTGCGTTTGGTTTTGGTGGTTCCAGTTActgtgaaaataaaagtgtgtttttttatcgtTCAAATTGCATACAGGGCTGTATTTAGGTACATAAAAAGGTAAGTTCATTTTAGTTCATATAATAAAGATAGACAAAGCGattttgataaagataaatACAGATTGTTGCAAGTTTAGAGGTTATGAGTACCAAATCATTTTTCTCTTAACACACCCATGCAATATTTCAATTCAAAGCATATTAGCACCacgaaaaaattgaagaaatataaTGATTGTAAGATTGTATgtatttccaataaattaatacGCTGTGAATCCCCGAAAATCAACACTGTCAGATGTTATTTGCTGCCAAGAATCAACGACAACCAACCTAATGCCAGGCGATCCGGTGTTGCCATGTCTTGTTGCTAAAcctctgtatttttatttaaaaattttaaaagatctttaatgGCAACGTGTCTAATGTTATATTTCAGTGCCCAATCTTTTAAATCTTgactaaaatcaaatttcttaaagtCATCAATTTCATCATCTTCATTCCAATCCATCGATGAACTTGGTTGTTCTGAAGCCAGTTTTTCTGTTAAGCCACTGGTACTGGCATCGTGAATATCTGATTCTAGAGTATCAAGTTCAATGCCAAGACCGCCATCGGTTAAATTACGAGAATTATCTTCTTCCGGTGTATCTATtgcaaactattttttttttacgttataatctaccaaaattgtcaatattttatttgtcatatttacctgaccagttgtaattcgttggaaatttcgcttcacttttcttttaaaattaccacttcttacaattttgtgcCAAGACATCCCTGTATTCTAAGAATAAATGACGTAGGATTTAATAGTCGCGACCGTCCGCaaactgtgttttattgtgACTAGTTGGTTGAAGCTTATCCCATAAAGTTATCTTATTATCCATATGACTTTTAGCAAGTCCTTTAGGTGTTAAAAATTGCTATATTTTCCGGAAATTAGGCAATTGATTCAAGACCATATGGTTCGgaataggtaattttaatgctaaaatcgttctatattggaattttgattgccaaattaatgctgaaatataacctctccaaaaccttattatctcaaaaccatcaagccctcgtttatggccataacaacgttattgttgacacttgactagaactaattggatttttaatttgcctAAGCTTCCTAGTTCCtattagcacaaaatttaacctaaatagttccatcaagcaagccaatgactattgcagaaccttggtgcggctaaaaggcaactttaaaaaccaactgCTTGAGAAAATGTTACTGGTATGTATGTTACCCTAATTCTTTATTTCATTCAGAGCATATAatatttacctttatttagtaattgattgttttatttagttatctttaatttaagtatgttcaaaaagttttgtctttttgtgtttaattttgttcattgttttgtcaatttttgaaattgtatttgtgttttgtttttttagcttgtaggatgcttgtacacaagattattcttacgtaatatagcacattttctttctttctttctttctttctatctGGTCTCTTTACAATTTTTTGCCCGATGCATGGttttggcataaaaaaattaaaaccattattGTGGATAGCCATAACGCCTAAATCTGATGGTCTTAATCAAGTATTGCTTTTATAACTATATTTtcggcatttttttttcaagtttttctgGTAAAACATTTGAATACATGCGTGCAATACATGAATACATGTatcaaatttatcgaaaaaagtttttctttcaaCTTTACCACCATAGTGTAAAATCTAAGACGTAAAATCTCaacttttttgcttgatttcgtcCAAGGAATTCACCCCTGAATTTTGTCATTATATTCATACTTCGCCAGAGGCAACCAGATCAATAAGCATCCTTTAAGAGTTGATAGAGCATGTAGAAGTTCCTTCTGGAATAATGATTTATATACATGTccggacaaaaaaataaaaatccttacTTTTTTGTACTCACAAGCTGAAACTGTAGGATGATAAATATATCCTCTCTCAGAATTGGATTGCACATTTTTCTAGTTAAGACCAGCTGCATGTTAGGTAATAAATAAAGGTCTAACTTTGTTTGCATGAAATTAGAAAACTGTCTTTCTGTAAActgtcaaacttttttttttgatctaattaacatttaattaattagaaaataacttttacctttattgtttttaactcttttatcttataacatttgtattaataaaaatttaaaatcttttctttaacgcaacgttaatatacaatagttccttatagtatcttctttaaatatgtaaaaatctgtatcgtcctaagtttaaattttatattttgaatcctagatgtccttattgtactatgtttttaattttaattcttttatttattgttgtttttattcccgataacgggtaatttttgtttcatttggtgaacgtatatgttttttgtaatattctggtaagttctaaatctgtattgttatagcgaataagctcttctttaaaactgtcttgaattacctgtattttattttagtatctgatgatggctgtttac
Encoded proteins:
- the LOC126740084 gene encoding putative inorganic phosphate cotransporter isoform X1, whose protein sequence is MSVNKIVDVHVKMDKNVGEQQQDLQLPKIGVRHIQALLIFFYLLVTMLTRSTMSIAVVAMTDNSTSKDSDIVYYKWDNTNIILSSFYWTYIILQPFSGYFFKHFGLRRCLMATVLLNGVAFTLIPCAAASFGYMGVIACRMLQGFLQGFTFPACHASLGLWAPLSERSKLTVLIYSGCNVGVMLAMLITGYISSSPYGWPLVFYIFGATAIAWCVAWYFLGFDSPAKHPRIGEVEKVYIMESLEHCEETNNSNLPIKQILTSLPFWALAVCNIGNTWGINLLDLEIPTYIGKVLGFNINENGVISALPQITQLALSLVFAPITDYIVEKKVLSLMNCRRLFQIFGSLVPSAMLLWLAFIDKSQTKLVIVLLNIIVGLTVFLYNASYINHVDISPRYAGLMLGMENSISQMVGLTGPLFVQYIVTDMSDIKLWSHVFMVISVITVITTLFFMIFGSAKIQWWNSWNSSSTENVRDPLNPDVNIDENKV
- the LOC126740084 gene encoding putative inorganic phosphate cotransporter isoform X2, which produces MDKSGDRKKSLLETMILTPMKQKVPKIGVRHIQALLIFFYLLVTMLTRSTMSIAVVAMTDNSTSKDSDIVYYKWDNTNIILSSFYWTYIILQPFSGYFFKHFGLRRCLMATVLLNGVAFTLIPCAAASFGYMGVIACRMLQGFLQGFTFPACHASLGLWAPLSERSKLTVLIYSGCNVGVMLAMLITGYISSSPYGWPLVFYIFGATAIAWCVAWYFLGFDSPAKHPRIGEVEKVYIMESLEHCEETNNSNLPIKQILTSLPFWALAVCNIGNTWGINLLDLEIPTYIGKVLGFNINENGVISALPQITQLALSLVFAPITDYIVEKKVLSLMNCRRLFQIFGSLVPSAMLLWLAFIDKSQTKLVIVLLNIIVGLTVFLYNASYINHVDISPRYAGLMLGMENSISQMVGLTGPLFVQYIVTDMSDIKLWSHVFMVISVITVITTLFFMIFGSAKIQWWNSWNSSSTENVRDPLNPDVNIDENKV